One Actinosynnema pretiosum DNA segment encodes these proteins:
- a CDS encoding IclR family transcriptional regulator: MEGACPKVSRESGGVQSLQRAFDLLERLADAGGEASLSELASASGLPLPTIHRLIRTLVDLGYVRQHDNRRYALGPRLIRLGEGAGRQFGTWARPLLAELVDETGETANLAVLDGDEIVYVAQAPSRHSMRMFTEVGRRVLPHATGVGKAVLAALPRDRARELLERTGLPARTPNTITDLGAMLAELDLVAARGHALDEGEQELGVRCVAVVVPGGPTPAAVSVSGPEGRLTREAAEGITGLLHGIADRLASRPTMG; the protein is encoded by the coding sequence ATGGAGGGAGCGTGTCCGAAGGTGTCGCGCGAGAGCGGTGGCGTGCAGTCCCTCCAGCGAGCCTTCGACCTGCTGGAGCGGCTCGCCGACGCGGGCGGTGAGGCCAGCCTGTCGGAGCTGGCGTCCGCCTCCGGCCTGCCGCTGCCGACCATCCACCGGCTCATCCGCACCCTGGTCGACCTGGGCTACGTGCGCCAGCATGACAACCGCCGGTACGCGCTCGGCCCGAGGCTGATCCGGCTCGGCGAGGGCGCGGGACGGCAGTTCGGCACGTGGGCGCGCCCGCTGCTGGCCGAGCTGGTGGACGAGACCGGCGAGACGGCGAACCTGGCGGTGCTCGACGGCGACGAGATCGTGTACGTGGCGCAGGCCCCGTCGCGGCACTCTATGCGGATGTTCACCGAGGTCGGCAGGCGGGTGCTGCCGCACGCGACCGGCGTCGGCAAGGCGGTGCTGGCGGCGCTGCCCCGCGACCGGGCGCGGGAGCTGCTGGAGCGCACCGGGCTGCCCGCGCGCACCCCGAACACGATCACCGACCTGGGCGCGATGCTGGCCGAGCTGGACCTGGTCGCCGCGCGCGGGCACGCGCTGGACGAGGGCGAGCAGGAGCTGGGCGTGCGGTGCGTGGCGGTGGTCGTGCCGGGTGGGCCGACGCCCGCGGCGGTGTCGGTGTCCGGTCCGGAGGGACGGCTGACGCGGGAGGCGGCGGAGGGGATCACCGGGCTGCTGCACGGGATCGCCGACCGGTTGGCCTCGCGTCCCACGATGGGCTGA
- a CDS encoding sodium:solute symporter — MRALDLAIVVLFLVGMPLLGVWIGGRQRSATDYFVSERSISWWVVCVSVVSAETSTLTVLSVPTVAYGGGMTFLSLAFGYLLGRIVVSFVLLPKYVAGELVTAYGYLGRRFGSGLQGAASVTFLVTRLLADGLRLFATAIPVKVVLSAYGVNASYWLIVAVLGAAMVVYSFLGGVRAVVWVDAIQMLWYVLGAVAVIVVLSGRLPGDWVGQAADADKFQFLDLVASPLTSPYAALTAFVGGAVLSMASHGADQLVVQRLMATKDVRASQKALIGSGVVVLLQFGLFLVIGVMLWAYYEGAHPVEELGLSNADELFASFIVNDMPSGLSGFVIAGILAAALSSSLGALASSTVTDVYQKLVRRPLSEDEVLRQGRLWTVVWAVLLAVFAGLFSSFTTRGNPIVEQGLSIAGFTYGALLGAFLLGLVFRGARQPDAIAAFAVTVVVMAFVILGVKFRGPDLELTVDFSPASAAEQLWAPAYPWYTPLGVLVTLVVGGLLSLRHGRAGSRVG; from the coding sequence GTGCGTGCACTTGACCTCGCGATCGTGGTGCTTTTCCTGGTGGGGATGCCGCTGCTGGGCGTGTGGATCGGCGGCAGGCAGCGATCCGCGACCGACTACTTCGTCAGCGAGCGCTCCATCTCGTGGTGGGTGGTGTGCGTCTCGGTGGTCTCCGCGGAGACCTCGACGCTGACCGTGCTGAGCGTGCCGACCGTGGCCTACGGCGGCGGCATGACGTTCCTGTCGCTGGCGTTCGGCTACCTGCTGGGCCGGATCGTGGTGTCGTTCGTGCTGCTGCCGAAGTACGTGGCGGGCGAGCTGGTCACCGCGTACGGGTACCTGGGGCGCCGGTTCGGCTCCGGGCTCCAGGGCGCCGCGTCGGTGACGTTCCTGGTGACCCGGCTGCTCGCGGACGGGCTGCGGCTGTTCGCGACCGCGATCCCGGTGAAGGTCGTGCTGTCGGCGTACGGGGTGAACGCCTCGTACTGGCTGATCGTGGCCGTGCTCGGCGCGGCGATGGTGGTCTACAGCTTCCTGGGCGGGGTGCGCGCGGTCGTGTGGGTCGACGCCATCCAGATGCTCTGGTACGTCCTCGGCGCGGTCGCGGTGATCGTCGTGCTGTCCGGGCGGCTGCCCGGCGACTGGGTCGGGCAGGCCGCCGACGCGGACAAGTTCCAGTTCCTCGACCTGGTAGCCAGCCCGCTGACCAGCCCGTACGCCGCGCTGACCGCGTTCGTGGGCGGCGCGGTGCTGTCCATGGCCTCGCACGGCGCCGACCAGCTCGTGGTGCAGCGGCTGATGGCGACCAAGGACGTGCGGGCGAGCCAGAAGGCGCTCATCGGCAGCGGTGTGGTGGTGCTGCTCCAGTTCGGGCTGTTCCTGGTGATCGGCGTGATGCTGTGGGCCTACTACGAGGGCGCGCACCCGGTGGAGGAGCTCGGGCTCAGCAACGCGGACGAGCTGTTCGCGAGCTTCATCGTCAACGACATGCCGTCCGGGCTGTCCGGGTTCGTCATCGCGGGCATCCTCGCCGCCGCGCTCAGCTCCTCGCTGGGCGCGCTGGCCTCGTCCACGGTCACCGACGTCTACCAGAAGCTCGTGCGCAGGCCGCTGTCCGAGGACGAGGTGCTGCGGCAGGGTCGCCTGTGGACGGTGGTGTGGGCGGTGCTGCTGGCGGTGTTCGCCGGGCTGTTCTCCTCGTTCACCACGCGCGGCAACCCGATCGTCGAGCAGGGGCTGTCGATCGCGGGCTTCACCTACGGGGCGCTGCTCGGGGCGTTCCTGCTGGGGCTGGTGTTCCGCGGGGCGCGGCAGCCGGACGCGATCGCGGCGTTCGCGGTGACCGTGGTGGTGATGGCGTTCGTGATCCTGGGCGTGAAGTTCCGCGGACCCGACCTGGAGCTGACCGTCGACTTCTCGCCCGCGTCGGCGGCGGAGCAGCTGTGGGCCCCCGCGTACCCCTGGTACACCCCGCTCGGGGTGCTGGTGACGCTCGTGGTCGGCGGGCTGCTGTCGCTGCGGCACGGGAGGGCGGGCAGCCGGGTCGGCTGA
- the ftsY gene encoding signal recognition particle-docking protein FtsY, translating into MSTTTLIWIVVLVAALLAVALVAGVALSRRRRISLTEKEPDRPVTKGYRAGGGITFAQPGGSATTPAEPEPAAKPSAAEPAEEPPAKRAESAAPVVDEPVETPAPVDISVPVDTAAPVDTAVPVAPVEGPEPVRHPVVDRTEVDGQPGVGDDASVPRDSVRPGLVDVQLPEESSEIDEIEPTAGRLERLRGRLSRSRSTLGSGLLGLLGAGDLDEDSWTDVEDTLLMADLGAAVTMQVVEALRQQIAARGVRTPEQARTLLREVLVDALHPSMDRSLHALPHDGKPAVLLVVGVNGVGKTTTTGKLARVLVADGRTVLLGAADTFRAAAADQLATWGSRVGARTVRGPEGGDPASVAFDAVKQGVGEGVDTVLVDTAGRLHTKTGLMDELGKVKRVVEKQTEVDEVLLVLDATTGQNGLTQARVFSEVVDVTGIVLTKLDGTAKGGIVFQVQRELGVPVKLVGLGEGADDLAPFEPAAFVDALLG; encoded by the coding sequence GTGTCCACCACGACCCTGATCTGGATCGTCGTCCTCGTCGCGGCGCTGCTCGCGGTCGCCCTCGTGGCCGGTGTCGCGCTCTCCCGGCGCAGGCGGATCTCCCTCACCGAGAAGGAACCCGACCGCCCCGTCACCAAGGGGTACCGGGCGGGCGGTGGGATCACGTTCGCCCAGCCCGGAGGTTCCGCGACCACCCCGGCCGAACCGGAACCGGCGGCGAAGCCCTCGGCGGCCGAGCCCGCCGAGGAGCCCCCCGCGAAGCGGGCCGAGTCCGCCGCGCCGGTGGTGGACGAGCCCGTCGAGACCCCGGCGCCGGTCGACATCTCCGTGCCCGTCGACACCGCCGCGCCCGTCGACACCGCCGTGCCGGTCGCGCCGGTCGAGGGCCCCGAGCCGGTCCGGCACCCGGTGGTCGACCGGACCGAGGTGGACGGGCAGCCCGGCGTCGGAGACGACGCGTCGGTGCCGCGCGACTCGGTCCGACCCGGACTGGTCGACGTCCAGCTCCCCGAGGAGTCCTCGGAGATCGACGAGATCGAGCCGACGGCGGGCCGCCTGGAGCGGCTGCGCGGCAGGCTGAGCCGCTCCCGCTCCACGCTCGGCTCCGGCCTGCTCGGCCTGCTCGGCGCGGGCGACCTGGACGAGGACTCGTGGACCGACGTCGAGGACACCCTGCTCATGGCGGACCTCGGCGCCGCGGTGACCATGCAGGTCGTGGAGGCGCTGCGGCAGCAGATCGCGGCGCGCGGCGTGCGCACCCCCGAACAGGCCAGGACGCTGCTGCGCGAGGTCCTCGTGGACGCGCTGCACCCGTCGATGGACCGCTCGCTGCACGCCCTCCCGCACGACGGCAAGCCCGCCGTGCTGCTCGTGGTCGGCGTCAACGGCGTCGGCAAGACCACCACCACCGGCAAGCTCGCCCGCGTGCTCGTCGCCGACGGCCGCACCGTGCTGCTCGGCGCGGCCGACACGTTCCGCGCCGCCGCCGCCGACCAGCTCGCCACCTGGGGCTCCAGGGTCGGCGCGCGCACCGTGCGCGGCCCCGAGGGCGGCGACCCGGCGTCGGTCGCGTTCGACGCGGTCAAGCAGGGCGTCGGCGAGGGCGTCGACACCGTCCTGGTCGACACGGCGGGCAGGCTGCACACCAAGACCGGGCTGATGGACGAGCTGGGCAAGGTCAAGCGGGTGGTGGAGAAGCAGACGGAGGTCGACGAGGTGCTGCTGGTGCTCGACGCGACCACCGGGCAGAACGGGCTCACCCAGGCCCGCGTGTTCTCCGAGGTCGTGGACGTGACCGGCATCGTGCTGACCAAGCTGGACGGCACCGCCAAGGGCGGCATCGTGTTCCAGGTGCAGCGCGAGCTGGGCGTGCCGGTGAAGCTGGTCGGGCTCGGCGAGGGCGCGGACGACCTGGCGCCGTTCGAGCCCGCCGCGTTCGTGGACGCGCTGCTCGGCTAG
- a CDS encoding anhydro-N-acetylmuramic acid kinase yields the protein MIGLHSGTSADAVDVAVADLSLDGPVVVLSPVEHAEHPFPDRLRAVPTGAGDVCALDTGLGRLFGRIAAGYRGELVSSLGQTAHHRVESGTCLGTLQLGEPAWIAEATGLPVVSGFRQRDVAAGGHGAPLASTLDVLWLAELSKTAPAAALNLGGIANVTLVRHGHPPSACDTGPGNALLDAAARRITGTPCDVDGALALRGAVHPGLLDRLLADPHYARPAPKSTGKEHFNAGYLDRATEGLALTPEDLLATLVELTARTAARACADARLVVVSGGGTRNPALMAALRRRLPGSDVRPSDDLGLPAGAKEAHLTALLGFLAWHGLPGNVPAATGARGPRPLGSITPGRAPLRLPEPATTPVTGLRIGGSRACT from the coding sequence GTGATCGGGCTCCACTCCGGCACGTCGGCGGACGCCGTCGACGTGGCGGTCGCCGACCTGTCCCTGGACGGGCCGGTGGTCGTGCTCTCCCCCGTCGAGCACGCGGAACACCCGTTCCCGGACCGGCTGCGGGCGGTCCCGACCGGCGCCGGGGACGTGTGCGCCCTCGACACCGGGCTGGGGCGGCTCTTCGGCCGGATCGCCGCCGGGTACCGGGGCGAGCTGGTCTCGTCACTCGGACAGACCGCGCACCACCGGGTGGAGAGCGGGACCTGCCTCGGCACGCTCCAGCTCGGCGAGCCCGCCTGGATCGCCGAGGCGACCGGCCTCCCGGTGGTCTCCGGCTTCCGCCAGCGCGACGTCGCGGCGGGCGGCCACGGCGCGCCGCTGGCCAGCACGCTCGACGTGCTGTGGCTGGCCGAGTTATCGAAGACCGCCCCGGCCGCCGCGCTGAACCTGGGCGGCATCGCGAACGTCACCCTGGTGCGGCACGGCCACCCGCCGTCCGCCTGCGACACCGGCCCCGGCAACGCGCTCCTGGACGCGGCGGCGCGGCGGATCACCGGAACGCCCTGCGACGTCGACGGCGCGCTCGCCCTGCGCGGCGCCGTCCACCCCGGACTGCTCGACCGGCTGCTGGCCGACCCGCACTACGCGCGCCCCGCGCCGAAGTCCACCGGCAAGGAGCACTTCAACGCAGGCTACCTGGACCGCGCGACCGAGGGCCTCGCGCTCACCCCCGAGGACCTGCTCGCCACCCTGGTCGAGCTGACCGCCCGCACCGCCGCCCGCGCCTGCGCCGACGCGCGCCTGGTCGTGGTCTCCGGCGGCGGCACCCGCAACCCCGCGCTGATGGCGGCCCTGCGCCGCCGCCTGCCGGGGTCCGACGTGCGCCCCAGCGACGACCTCGGCCTGCCCGCCGGGGCCAAGGAGGCGCACCTGACCGCGCTGCTGGGCTTCTTGGCCTGGCACGGCCTTCCGGGCAACGTCCCGGCCGCGACCGGCGCGCGCGGGCCGCGCCCGTTGGGCTCCATCACCCCCGGACGGGCGCCGCTGCGCCTGCCGGAGCCCGCCACCACCCCGGTCACCGGTCTGAGAATCGGAGGAAGCCGTGCGTGCACTTGA
- a CDS encoding GNAT family N-acetyltransferase, with protein sequence MYDIRIAVAADLNDTLDLLAGLPADSPHHLDLLVDPVPGWPAGSAVATDRRGRVRGLLTAAVDPVSDRVVLHGPFVDVPVNHPAGGRIWDSTADALLAAVEPVLAGVAEREVRGGPAHLRLAAFAARHGFAVGGAGEELTADAAAVRGLLLSEAACQGAGAGWGTGALPARGDDGALGVRTAVAALHERCFPEVGESGAGLVASAGTGGRAVVVARDGERVLGYAAGRAEQERYRVEHVAVEPSARGRGIGGALVAELVWKLAVEHGARPEASAATAAGGGAASERMFTRLGFRQQSPLHARRAGHAA encoded by the coding sequence ATGTACGACATCCGAATCGCAGTCGCCGCTGACCTGAACGACACCCTCGACCTGCTGGCAGGCCTCCCCGCCGACAGCCCGCACCACCTGGACCTGCTGGTGGACCCCGTGCCCGGCTGGCCCGCGGGCTCCGCCGTCGCGACCGACCGCCGTGGCCGCGTCCGGGGCCTGCTCACCGCCGCCGTCGACCCCGTCTCCGACCGGGTCGTGCTGCACGGCCCGTTCGTCGACGTCCCGGTCAACCACCCGGCGGGCGGCCGGATCTGGGACAGCACCGCCGACGCCCTGCTGGCCGCCGTCGAGCCGGTGCTGGCGGGCGTCGCGGAGCGGGAGGTGCGGGGCGGTCCCGCGCACCTGCGGCTCGCCGCGTTCGCCGCCAGGCACGGGTTCGCCGTGGGCGGCGCGGGCGAGGAGCTCACCGCCGACGCCGCCGCCGTGCGGGGCCTGCTGCTGAGCGAGGCCGCCTGCCAGGGCGCCGGGGCGGGCTGGGGCACCGGGGCGCTGCCCGCGCGCGGGGACGACGGCGCGCTGGGCGTGCGCACGGCCGTCGCGGCGCTGCACGAGCGCTGCTTCCCCGAGGTGGGGGAGTCCGGGGCCGGGCTGGTCGCCTCGGCGGGGACCGGCGGGCGCGCGGTGGTCGTGGCGCGCGACGGTGAGCGGGTGCTCGGCTACGCGGCCGGTCGGGCGGAGCAGGAGCGGTACCGGGTGGAGCACGTGGCCGTCGAGCCCTCCGCCCGAGGACGCGGGATCGGCGGCGCCCTCGTCGCCGAGCTCGTGTGGAAGCTCGCCGTGGAGCACGGGGCGCGCCCCGAGGCCTCCGCCGCCACCGCCGCCGGGGGCGGTGCGGCGTCCGAGCGGATGTTCACCCGGCTGGGGTTCCGACAGCAGTCACCCCTCCACGCCCGCCGCGCGGGCCACGCGGCTTGA